Proteins from a genomic interval of Streptomyces fodineus:
- a CDS encoding aldo/keto reductase, whose amino-acid sequence MDERVIGRSGQWASVVGLGTWQLGADWGDVDDKQALSVLEAAAEAGVTFFDTADVYGDGRSEETIASFLRGRPDLHVLIATKMGRRVEQVPENYVLDNFRDWNDRSRRNLGVDRIDLVQLHCPPTPVYSSDAVFDALDTLVEEERIAAYGVSVETCAQALTAIARPRVASVQIILNPFRMKPLREVLPAAREAGVGIIARVPLASGLLSGKYTKDTVFAADDHRTFNRHGEAFDQGETFSGVDYETGVEAAAEFAALAPQGYTPAQLALRWIIEQDGVTTVIPGARNPEQARANAAAAKLPPLPEETFTAIRELYERRIEEQVEYRW is encoded by the coding sequence ATGGACGAACGCGTAATCGGCAGGTCGGGTCAGTGGGCATCGGTGGTCGGCCTCGGCACATGGCAGCTGGGCGCCGACTGGGGCGACGTGGACGACAAGCAGGCCCTGTCCGTCCTGGAAGCGGCGGCCGAGGCGGGGGTCACCTTCTTCGACACGGCCGATGTGTACGGCGACGGACGCAGCGAGGAGACCATCGCCTCCTTCCTGCGCGGCCGGCCCGACCTGCATGTGCTGATCGCGACCAAGATGGGCCGCCGGGTCGAGCAGGTCCCCGAGAACTACGTGCTGGACAACTTCCGTGACTGGAACGACCGTTCGCGCCGCAACCTCGGCGTCGACCGCATCGACCTGGTCCAGCTGCACTGCCCGCCGACGCCCGTCTACTCCAGCGACGCGGTGTTCGACGCCCTGGACACCCTGGTCGAGGAGGAACGCATCGCGGCGTACGGGGTGAGCGTGGAGACCTGTGCGCAGGCGCTGACCGCGATCGCCCGGCCGCGTGTGGCGAGCGTGCAGATCATCCTCAACCCGTTCCGTATGAAGCCCCTGCGCGAGGTGCTGCCCGCGGCCCGCGAGGCCGGCGTCGGCATCATCGCGCGCGTGCCGCTCGCCTCCGGCCTGCTGTCCGGCAAGTACACCAAGGACACCGTGTTCGCCGCCGACGACCACCGCACCTTCAACCGGCACGGCGAGGCCTTCGACCAGGGCGAGACCTTCTCCGGGGTCGACTACGAGACCGGAGTCGAGGCCGCCGCCGAGTTCGCCGCGCTCGCCCCGCAGGGGTACACCCCGGCCCAGCTGGCGCTGCGCTGGATCATCGAGCAGGACGGCGTGACCACGGTGATCCCCGGCGCCCGCAACCCGGAGCAGGCCCGCGCGAACGCGGCCGCCGCCAAGCTGCCGCCGCTGCCCGAGGAGACGTTCACCGCGATCCGTGAGCTGTACGAGCGGCGGATCGAGGAGCAGGTCGAGTACCGCTGGTAG
- a CDS encoding DUF6328 family protein, whose product MTADGRRRGRDETEEERADRMWVELIQEVRVAQTGVQILFGFLLTVVFQPKYSTLPHADRVIYIVTVLLGACTTGALVGPVSLHRLVSGRRVKPQAVRLASRMTLVGLVLLLATMTAALLLILRVATHGTYVPVLVTAVVAWYLLWWLGLPLWARHLHTSRSEDGDTRPPAAPAERGRTDG is encoded by the coding sequence ATGACTGCGGACGGACGGCGCAGGGGCCGGGACGAGACCGAGGAGGAGCGGGCCGACCGGATGTGGGTCGAGCTCATCCAGGAGGTCCGCGTCGCCCAGACGGGCGTACAGATCCTGTTCGGCTTCCTGCTGACCGTCGTCTTCCAGCCGAAGTACTCCACGCTGCCCCACGCCGACCGGGTCATCTACATCGTGACCGTCCTCCTGGGCGCCTGCACCACCGGGGCTCTCGTCGGACCGGTCTCCCTGCACCGCCTGGTCTCCGGCCGCAGGGTCAAGCCGCAGGCGGTGCGGCTGGCGTCCCGGATGACCCTGGTGGGCCTGGTCCTGCTGCTGGCCACCATGACGGCGGCTCTGCTGCTGATCCTCCGGGTGGCCACGCACGGTACCTATGTGCCGGTGCTGGTGACGGCGGTCGTCGCCTGGTACCTGCTGTGGTGGCTCGGACTGCCCCTGTGGGCCCGCCACCTGCACACGTCCCGGTCCGAGGACGGGGACACGCGCCCGCCCGCGGCCCCGGCCGAGCGCGGACGTACGGACGGGTGA
- a CDS encoding SsgA family sporulation/cell division regulator, which yields MDTFVHKTLVVQLRSESTGGCSVLAHLRYDAADPFAVTAVFGHDGHVLACWRLDREMLWDGLARPVGVGDVRLRPIATDSWHELHMEFLGEVRPDGSRHHAEVCVWSPAVAAFLRETHRVVPPGQERAPVDELLAEILSAG from the coding sequence GTGGACACGTTCGTGCACAAGACCCTGGTGGTACAGCTTCGCTCGGAAAGCACCGGCGGGTGTTCCGTGCTGGCCCATCTCCGTTACGACGCCGCCGACCCGTTCGCCGTCACCGCCGTCTTCGGCCACGACGGCCATGTGCTGGCGTGCTGGCGGCTGGACCGGGAGATGCTCTGGGACGGTCTGGCGCGGCCGGTCGGCGTCGGCGACGTACGGCTGCGCCCCATCGCGACCGACTCGTGGCACGAGCTGCACATGGAGTTCCTCGGCGAGGTCCGGCCGGACGGCAGCCGGCACCACGCGGAGGTGTGCGTCTGGTCGCCCGCGGTCGCCGCGTTCCTGCGGGAGACGCACCGGGTGGTCCCGCCGGGGCAGGAACGCGCCCCCGTCGACGAGCTGTTGGCCGAGATCCTCTCCGCGGGCTGA